The proteins below are encoded in one region of Hemiscyllium ocellatum isolate sHemOce1 chromosome 3, sHemOce1.pat.X.cur, whole genome shotgun sequence:
- the ndufaf4 gene encoding NADH dehydrogenase [ubiquinone] 1 alpha subcomplex assembly factor 4 has product MGARLARAMRNFNLENRAHVEIGKQKPSSAPRHPSSMALIEQQLSNHPETNEVHNKNEELLSLLKDIYVDSKEIPAKKRATSETSKQLQEHRLLKSNLDYELFNITKVPKGKLSIVEALTILNNHKLKPDLWTADKIAEDYCLELKDVKGLLEFFKPFEIKVLPPKQINKELLTAS; this is encoded by the exons ATGGGGGCGCGTTTGGCACGTGCGATGCGGAACTTTAACCTGGAGAACAGGGCGCACGTGGAGATCGGCAAGCAGAAGCCGAGCAGCGCTCCCAGGCACCCGAGTAGCATGGCACTGATCGAGCAACAACTCAGCA ATCACCCTGAAACAAATGAAGTTCATAATAAGAATGAAGAACTTCTGTCTTTACTCAAAGATATTTATGTTGATTCAAAGGAAATTCCTGCAAAG AAACGTGCAACTTCTGAAACATCTAAGCAGCTGCAGGAGCACAGACTCCTCAAATCTAACTTGGATTATGAGCTGTTCAACATTACAAAGGTTCCTAAAGGCAAATTGAGTATAGTGGAGGCTCTTACCATCCTCAATAACCACAAACTCAAGCCTGACCTATGGACAGCTGACAAAATAGCTGAAGATTACTGTCTAGAACTTAAAGATGTTAAAGGACTGCTGGAATTTTTCAAACCATTTGAAATAAAAGTTCTACCTCCAAAACAAATCAATAAGGAACTTCTAACTGCTAGTTAG